The Balnearium lithotrophicum DNA window CCAAGTAAACTTCCCAACATAACCTTTTCCCTTGCCTCAATGTCCTTTGGATTTCCAAAGGCTCGGGGAAGGTAGTTTAAGATTAACTTCATAGATTCTAAGGAGTAGAGTCTGCTTATTGGTGTAGCCCTTTTTGAGAGGAAGGCCTCAATTGAATGGGTTAGAGCATCAATACCTGTGTTTGCAGTTACAAACTGGGGCATTGAAATCGTCAGCTCAGGGTCATCAATCGCAAGAGCAGGAAATAGAAATCGGGATATTAAGGGAGCCTTCCTCAACTTTTCCCTATCGGTTAAAACTGCAAAGGGAGTTACCTCTGAACCTGAACCAGATGTAGTTGGAACAGCAACTAACGGAACTCCCGGTCTTTTAAAGACTTCCGGAATCCCTATGAACTCCCTGATGTTTCCTTCATTCTCAAGCATAACAGAGACGACCTTTGAAACGTCTAAGGGACTTCCTCCTCCCACTGCTACAATGAGGGTAGGGGAAAACTCCTTTACCTCCTTAAGAACTTCTTCGGCATTTTCTACCGTAGGGTCCTCCTTTACAAGGGGAAAAACTTTAACCTCCCCCTCAATCTGTTCTGAAATTTTCTTCGTGTATCCTAAAGAAACGGCAGATGAACCGCAGATTACAGCCGTTCTTTTGGTATTCAAATTTAGGTATGAGATTTCCTCAGATAGTCTGTTTACTGCTTTTCTTCCAAAAACCACTCTTGTAGGGATAAAGTGTCTCATAGTTCACCCCATTGAAATTTTGATAGACTTAATAGAGTGAAGTTTAACAAATAAAACAGGAGTAACCATGAAGATTGCTGAGTTTCACAGAATGTGTCCAAACTGCGGTGGAATTATTTCGGACGAAAGGTTGAGAAAGGGTTTACCATGTGAAAAATGTCTTCCGAAAGAGATAGAGTACAAGGAGAGGGAGGAAATCTGTAGAGCTCTCGACAGAAACCTAAAGAGGTTTTCTGAAATTTGCGAACTTGACGAATTTGTTAAGGAGTACTCTGAGTTTTTTAAGGAGAAGACAGGTTTTACCCCTTGGAGCCTCCAGGTTATGTGGACTAAAAGGGTTGCTCTCAAAAAGTCATTTACTATGATAGCTCCTACTGGAGTTGGGAAAACAACGTGGGGACTTGTTACGAGTGCCTTTTTAAAAGGAAAAGTATACATAATCGTTCCGACAAGGCTTTTGGTCCTTCAAACTGTAGAGAGACTCAAGAAGCTGACCGATAAAAAAATCGTTGCCTACACGGGGAAAAAGAGAGAAAAGGAGGAGATAAAGGGAGGAAATTACGATATCTTGGTTACTACAACAAACTTTCTCTACAGGAACTTTGAAATAATTCCCAAACCCTTTAACTTTGTCTTTGTTGACGATGTAGATTCCCTCCTAAAGAGTGCAAAGAACGTTGATAAGGTTATAGAGCTCTTAGGATTTACCGATAACGATGTTAATTTAGCCCTCAAAATTCTTGACCTAAAGGCAAGAGCTGCAAAGTTAGGTGAAAAAGTCGATAAAAAACTAATAGAAAGGATTCGTAAGTATGAGAGATACTTGGAAAGGAGAAGGAGGGAAATAGATAACGTCTTAGTTGTCTCATCTGCAACCTCTCAGCCTAAGTCAAGGAGAGTTAAGCTTTTTAGGGAAATTTTGGGATTTGAAGTAGGAAAGTCTGCTACTGCCTTAAGGAACGTTGAGGACGTTCTCATCTACACAGATAAGGACCTCTTAGAGGAAACTGTTGAGAGGGTAAAGAGGTACGGTAAGGGAGCTTTTGTCTTTATCTCAAGCGATATGGGAAAGGACTACGTTGACATTGTTGTGGATACTCTCAACAAGAACGGTATTCCTGCTGTTTCCTACGAGGATTTTGACCCTGAAAACCAGAAAAGGTTTGTTGAGGGAGACCTTTGGGCTGCAGTAGGAATAGCGAGTTACAGAAATCCCTTAGCAAGGGGAATCGATTTACCACAGGCCGTCAGGTATGCCGTTTTTATAGGCGTTCCAAAGATGGAGTTCAGTGTAAGACTCACCCTTGCCCCAATTAAGCTCTTTGGAATGCTCCTTGTTTTGAGGGAACTCCTTCCAGAGGAGGAGCAGGTAAGGGCTATCTCGTACGTATCCTACTTAAAGAAGTACCTTAGTCTGAAGGAGGAGCTCTTAGATAGGTACCCAAAAATAAAGGAAAAACTTACAGAAATTAAGGAATTTTTGGATAGATACCTTTCAGACAAGAGTTTCCTTGAGAAAATTAAGGAGTCTGAAACTGTTTCTTTGAAGGAGAAGGATGGGGAGCTTTTTGTAGTTGTTGGAGATGCAGCAGGTTACGTTCAGGCTTCTGGAAGGACTTCAAGGATGTTTGCTGGAGGACTTACAAAGGGGCTCAGCCTTACGTTGGTGGACGATTTAAAAGCCCTAAACTCATTGAGAAAGAGAGTCATAATATTCCTCGAGGACATTAACTTCAAAGTTTTAAACTATGACAAAGGTAGGGATTTAGCTGAAAAGTTCGGATTTGAACTTGTGGACGAAAGGGACCTCGAGAGGATTTTTAAAGTTATAGATAAGGACAGGGAGAGGGTTAGGAAGATTCTATCAGGGGAAATTACACCCGAAACAAAAAGCTTAGTGACAACGGGGCTTATCGTTGTTGAATCTCCAAACAAGGCAAGGACAATTGCCAATTTCTTTGGAAAACCTATAAGGAGAAGAATTAAAGATGTTGATGCATACGAGATAAACATAGGGAACAAACTCCTACTCCTTACGGCATCAAAGGGACACGTCTTCGACTTAACCGTAAGGGACGGAATCTGGGGAGTTAAGGAGGAGGATGGAAGGTACATTCCCGTTTACGACACTATTAAGTACTGTACAAAGTGCAACGAGCAGACAACAGAGCCCTTCTGCTCAAAGTGTGAGGGAAGACCCGATGTTGACAAGATAACAATTGTTGAAGCACTGAGGGAATTGGGGCTTGAGGTTGATGAGATTTTCATAGCTAGTGACCCAGATACGGAGGGAGAAAAGATTGGATGGGACGTGGGAAGAGTTCTTCAGCCCTATCAGATGAAGATGAAGAGAATGGAATTTCACGAGGTAACAAAGTGGGCATTCATGGAGGCCCTTGAAAATCCAAGGGAAATTGATGAAAACTTAGTCAAAGCTCAAATTGTAAGGAGAGTTGCCGACAGGTGGGTAGGTTTTTCACTGAGCCAGCACCTCTGGAAGGTATTTAAAAAGCACTGGCTATCTGCCGGTAGGGTTCAGACTCCCGTTTTAGGCTGGGTAATAGAGAGGTACAGGGAAAGTAAGGAGAGAATAGGTCTATTAATTGTTGAGTCTAACGGTTTAAAGTTTTCATTTAAAGTTGAAAACTTAGAGGAGCTAAAGAGAATAGTTGCTGACAAGTTAAAGATAAAAGTTTTAAAACAGGAGACTGTAGAGAAGAATCCAAGACCTCCTTACAACACTGGGGAGCTCCTCAGGGAGGCCTCGGACAGATTGGGACTTTCAGCAGAAAGAATAATGGAAATTGCTCAGGACTTGTTTGAGAGTGGCTTTATCACCTACCACAGAACGGATTCAACAAGGGTTTCAACGGTAGGCATGGGAGTTGCAAAGGAGTACATATCTGAAAAGTTTGGAAGTGAATTTGTGAAACTTAGGCCTTGGGGAGAGGGAGGAGCTCACGAGTGTATAAGACCTACAAGACCGATTGATGAGTCAGGTTTGAGGACCCTTGTAACTGTTTCAGGTTCCTCCGCAAGAATGACAAAGGAGCACTTTAAAGTTTACGACCTGATATTCAGGAGATTTATTGCCTCTCAAATGGTTCCTTTTAAAGGGGAAAAGGTTGTTTTAGAGGTAAAGCTCCTTCCCGATGAGATTAGAACGGAGGAAGAGTTTCTGACAGAGATTGTTAAAGATGGCTGGAACCTCGTTTGGCCCGTTGAAACAGATGAAATTCCCATTGAAGTTAAGGAGGGAGAGAGTTACTACTTTGACGTTACTACTGTTTCAAGGAGAAAAATTCCAAAGGCATTCCCATTTACACAGGGAGAGCTTGTTGAGGAGATGAGAAAGAGAGGTATAGGAAGACCATCAACGTACGCAAAGATTGTTCAAACAATCTTAGATAGGGGATACGTCGTTGAGAAGGGAAAGTTCTTGTATCCAACAAGGTTGGGAATAAAGGTTTACGAATACTTATCAACAAATTTCCCAGAGTACACCTCGGAAGAATTTACAAGGGAGCTTGAGGAGTTAATGGACAGAGTTGAGAATGGAGAGGCAGATTATTTACAGATAATAGATGGTTTAAAGCCTGTCTTAAAGTTTGCAGAGACAAGGTCTTAACTCCAGTTTATTTTAGTTTTTGATAAATATCAATGTGTATAAGACATAAACTTTATAGAAATAGATACAATGAATATTGTCATTATACCTAAACGTTATTATATTTAACCTTATGGAAAGGACGATTTATACCTTTAGATAGTGGAAGAGGATATGACGTATCTTTTTAACCTGAAGGACAGAGAGAAAAACTTTGATTATGTTCTTACACTAATAAACATTGTTGTATCTCTAACAATAGGTAGCATTGTAGCTCTAAGTGATGAAAAAATTTTCTTTTTCATCACGCCGTTACACATTATATTCTTAATTTTCTCTATTTACTTACTAAAGAATGATAAAATTCATTTATTCCAGTATGTATATAGTGCCTCAACGTTTATATTCTATGCGTTATTAACAATAATCTTACCTCCTGAAAGAAATATATGGATATTTATATATCCTATAATAGCTACATTCTTTTCTAAATATGAACTAGGATTGATTCTTTCTCTTCTTATTATGGTTTTACTTGGTATAGATATATCCTTCAAATACAGGATTGTTAGCCTTGATGTTATACCTCCAAAACTTTCCTTACGTCTGCATATTTTACTTGCGTATATTTTTGTCCTAATTATAGTTTTCATTAGGTCCTTAAGAGTTAGTACCTACATTAATTTCTTAGAAAGGATATACCCTGTAGATTTAGAAACGGGAGCTTTAAGTAGATATCAGCTAGAAAGAGAAATAGAACAAGCTATTTCTCTATTAAAACGTTACGACTTTCCATTTCTTTATATTGCTATTGGTATAGAAGAGCTGCGAAAACTTAATCCACATAAAGTTCAGAAAGTTTTAGCTGAGCTTGTTTCAGGAATAAAAAGTATAATCCGGGATAGTGATTTCATAGCACGTTACAATAGAAATTTATTCATAATACAGTTGGCAAATACTTCCTCAGAAAAAGCTCAACCTGTTATAGAAAGAATCAATAAATATCTTGAGAAATTTAGCAAGGAGTACTCTATAAAAGTGAACATTGCTGTGACTGACCTTGAGAAGGATGATACAGTGGATACGCTTATTGAAAAGCTTTTAAGGAAACTCAGAGAATGAGGATATTATTAGTAATTTTAATTCTACTAACTGTCTGGTCATGTCAAGTTGAACCTCCTGAAGAAAAGGAAATTGAAAAATCAAAGGACATTATAAAAGTAACAATAGAAGGTTTAATTTATCCTTCAGAAGACAGAAAGATAATTTCCCCGGTTACTGCAAGGGTAAAGAAAATCTATAAAAGTACCGGAGATTACGTTAGAAAGGGAGAGGTAATTCTTGAACTTGATATAAAAGACCTTGAAAGGAAATATCGTCAAGCTCTTATAAACTATAAAATATCAAAAATTCGGTATGAGGAATTCTATCTACCCCAGAGAATAACAGCCAGTGACGTAGCTATAAATAATGCAAAGGAGGACCTTTTAAAAAGTTATGAACTTTATAAGAAAGGATACATATCGCTTTCTGAGCTTCACAGTGCAGAGATACGTTATGAGACTTTATTAAAAAGCAGGAAGAAAAGTGAATATACCTACAGAAAAGATAGTTACCTTCTGCAAAAAAAGAGAAAGGAAGCACTGGAAAATTTAAAAAAAGCCAAGATAGCACTGGAAAAAGCTAAAGAAGCACTAAAATATAGATACATTATTAGTCCTATAAGCGGTTTTATTGCCAAACTTTCCCCCATTGAGGGACAAGAAATTTTCAAGAACGATGAAATTGGGGAGATAATTAATATTGATAAAGTTAAGCTTAAAGGAGCATTTTTTCCAGGAACTTATCAGTTTTTAAAGGTGGGAATGGAGGGAGACGTTAAGTGTTTTACAGTTCCTGCCTATGTAGGTAAGGCAAAGATAGAAAAGCTTGTTCCGATAGTTGACCCTACTCTGGGTAGAATGGTTTTATATATGACTTTGGATAATAGGAATTACATTCTTCAACCACAAACTAAGTGTCTTATTAGTTTCAAGTTTAAACCTGAGGAGGTTGGAGCTATGGGTCTCGATTTACCAAAAGAGGGGAATGAAATATTCATAAAATCAAATATAAAATCTAAAAAATTAAAATGAAAGCGTCTAAAAGTTATTTTTTGTTTTTTCTTCTGTTACTTGGATTTTCTGTCTGCTATGCAAAGGGTAATATAGCTTATTCATTACAGGTTTATACATCAAACAATTTTAAATTTGCCAATCAATTTCTAAATAAAGTTAAACTTAAAAATGACAAATTCTTTATCTATAAGACAGATAAAGGAATGTGGACTGTTAGAATATTTTTATTACCAACAGTTAAAGAGGCTTCTTCTCACATAAAGGAAGTTCAGAATATTGTTGGAACAAAAGATATTTCCATTGTTCCTTCGGATTTGCGAAAACTCAATACGAAGTTAAAGTCTAAAATTTATAGAGAAAAAGGAATTTCAGAGAAAAAAAAGAAAAAAATAGTTAAAAAGAAATCCACCAAGGATTTGTTCAAAAAAAATGTTATATTTAAGGAATCAAGAAAAAAAATACAGAAAATAGAACCAATTGAAAAGAAGCAGTCTAGACATAGCAACAAAGTCAAAGAGATTAAAACATTAGTAAATAAAGAAAGAATATTGACCCTTTCTGATTATCTAAAGTTAGTTGAAAAAAATAATGAAAACATCTCTATTAGTTTTAAGGATTTTAAAAGGAATATTTTAAATTTTTATAGGAATCTAGACTATTACAACTTTAATCTATCTATTTCTGGCAGCTTTCTTGAAAAGTATTATATGAATAACAGTTTTTCTAATGAAAAATCTATATCAATCAAAGGTTCAAAAGTCCTATATGATGGAGGAGTAAAAAGTTTATTGGAAAAGGAGCTTTATATAGTACTATCTCTAGAAAAGCAAAAAGTTCTAAGGGCAGTTCAATTATTAAAGCTTTCAGCAGTATCTACGTATATACAGACCTTTTATCACCAAGAACTAATAAATATTATAAAGGAACAATTAGAGAATAGAAAGAAATTCTTTTTATCTTTGAAGCAAATGTACAAAAAAGAAACTAAAATTTCTAAATACGCTCTTCTTACAGAGGAAAGAGAGATTTTTAAATTAAAGAATGCACTTTTAAGAGAAAGAACTGTATATAAAAAGTGGGAATTAGAACTACGAACGATGGGTGGTATAAATGATACTACCCCCTTAAAATTACTCCCTCCTGATATTAACTATTTTCCAAGTATTTCCAGAGGAGAAAGAAAAGCTCTGGAAAGTTCTCCAATTATCAATATAGATAGGTACAAAATAAAAGATGCTGCTATTTCTTATTACATCGAAAAAAAGAGAAATAAACCACTTGTAACCCTCACTAGTGGAATTACTGCCTCTAACGTAATGAAGTCTCCCTTTTACGATATAGGAATAACAATTACCTATCCTCTTTTTGATGAAAAGGAAAGAGGTAGAAAACTTTTATTGAAAAAACTTGACTTATTAAAAAGAAAACTCACTTTAAAAAGGGACTTGAAGAATACTGTCAAAAGCTTTCTTTCTTTGTATGAAGATTATAAGCTTTATAAAAGAGAAAAAATCTTGTTAGGAAGGATTTTGGAGTTGGATAAGAAGCGATTAGAAATATCAAAGGAAAAGTATATCGAAGGATTAGGTGATTACATATCTGTAATGACCTCTTGGAATGACCTTTTAATTACAAAGAAAAAGCTTTTGTTATCTTCATTGCTAGAAAATAAAGTTCTATTTGATATTTCAATAATGGAAGGAAGTGATTTGAAATGAGCTATAAAGCCAGAGTGGTAATGACGACAGAAGGGACATATCCTTATAGTACCGGCGGAGTTAGTACATGGGCACACATCCTTGTTCATGAAATTAAAGATATAGAATTCCATATACTTGCAATAATGATGAACCCCTTTGTGTCTGCAAAGTTTGATTTGCCTTCAAATGTAACAAAATTGATAAATGTACCCCTCTGGGGAACAGAGGAACCAACAGAATATCTATTAAATCTCCCTTTTCATAAGGTTTTTTGGAAAAAAATTAACACAAAGTCTGACCCGGTAGCCATTAGTAAATTTATTGAATATTTAGAAACTATAACCTTAGCTATATATGGCAAAGAAAATAATTTGGATAAAGTGTGTGAAACTTTATACAATTTTCATAACTTCTTTTTAAAACACGACTATTCTATGGCCTTTAAATCAGAAGAAACATGGAATTACTTTTACAACTTAATTCTTGACATTCATCGATATGAAAAGGAAGTTCCATCGATTTATGACGTTGTAGAAGCTTTAAGATGGCTTTATAGATTTTTTATAACTCTTATATCTCCTCTTCCACAAGCAGACATTTATCATTCTAGTGCTGCTGCGTTGTGCGGGTTACCGTGTATTTTGGCAAAGGAAAAGTTTGGAAGTAAGTTTTTACTTACAGAACATGGTATCTATGTTCGGGAACAGTATCTCTTTGTTTCTCGTGAAAAGTATCCTGTTCTTTCAAAGAGATTTATTATGGGGCTTATAAAGTTAATTTCAAGGCTTAATTATTACTTTGCTGACCAAATATCTCCAGTATGTGCATACAACAAAAGATGGGAAATAACATTCGGAAAGGTGAAAGAAGAAAAAATAAAAGTCATCTACAATGGTATAGATGTCGAACGTTTTAAAAAATTGGATGTTCCCAGAATGGATAGACCTACAGTTGTTACTATAGCCAGGATAGACCCTTTGAAAGATATTGAAACCTTCATACGTGCCTGTGATTTAGTCAGAAAAAAAATTCCAAATGTTCTCTGTAAAGTTTTCGGTCCACCTGTTGATGAAAAATACTTTGGAAGATGCCAAAAGCTTGTAAGGAAGTTAAACTTGGAAGGTAATTTTATCTTTGCTGGTAAGACATCCTCTCCTGAAAGAGCGATAAATGAAGGGGATATATTTGTTCTTACCAGCATTTCTGAAGCGTTTCCTTTTGCTGTTCTTGAAGCTATGGCCTGTGAAAAAGCAGTTGTATCTTCTGACGTAGGAGGAGTTAGGGAAGTTCTGGAAGGATATGGTTTCCTAGTAAAACCAAGAGATTATAGAGCCTTTGCAGAAAAAATAGTGTATTTATTTGAAAATCCATCAATCCTTGCAGAACTATCTGTTGCATCGCGCCAGAGGGTTCTTAATGGATTTAGAATTGAGGACATGACTACAAACTATAAGGAAAGTTATCTTTCACTTACAAGAAAGGAAGATGGTGTACTCTCATAGATATATTCAGCTCCTTAAAGAAATAACAGAAGGCAAAAGTAAACCTACCGATTATTGGGAAATTGCTGCTCTGTTAGAGTCAAACGGTATAAGAGATATAGACGCCAGGGAAGAATGGGGTAAAGAGGATATATTTTCTCTTGCAAGAGAACTGTACAAATATGTTGATTTATTGAAGTATGAAGTACGGAAAGAAACTTTAGAGGAAAGACCTTTTCTAATTAGAATTTTCTTGAATTACTTGAAAGGTACTCTCTTTGCCCTTCCGATGGCTATCCAAATAGTTTCAATGGTTATTGTTGGTGTTGGTATTTGGTCATACATACACTTTTCTTTAAGAGAAGCAACTGCAATAGCTTTTGGAACACTGTTAGCTCTTTTCTCTACTGGTGGAATAGCTCAAATGATAGGTAGAAAAGGACTTTTTTATTTAAAATTTGGAGAGTACTTACTTGCAAGTAAAATAACAAAACGTTTTTATCTGATAGGACTCATTTTAATAGCAGTTTATGCTATAACCATTTCGTTTGTTAACTACCTTATGAACCTCTTCCCTTTTTATATGTTCAAATTAGCAATTTTATATTACATTTTACTCAGCATAATATTCCTAGTATTTTCTATTTTCTACATGTTAAATGACTATTTCTCCCTTACACTTCTTACTTTTATAGGAATCTTATTGGTTTTACTCTTCTTTAAAGTTTTTCACTTTGGAATCTATACTTCTCAAATATTTGGTATGGGAATTTTAATATTAATATCAAACATTATCGCTTTTAGGAAATTAAGGAAATTAGAATTAATGAACTATGCAGAAGGAGTAGTTTTACCTAAAGCAGGAACTTTATTCTATACACTGTATCCTTTTTTCATTTACGGTAGTCTTTATTTTCTATTTCTAATAATGGATAGGTTGATGGCTTGGACAACATCCCATGGCTATATGCCATATTTCATGTGGTTTAATATGCCTTATGAAGTTGGAGTTGATTGGGCACTGTTTACTTTTATTGTTACTGTAGCTTTTATTGAAGTATTTATTAATGAATTAGGAATTCTTTCTTTCCAAAAAATAAAAGAAATAAGCGCTTACAGTGTTAAAGAATTCAATGAACATTTTTTAAGAATATATAGGCTTGCTCTTGTAGTATTCATTTTTGTAGGAATTATCTCAATAATATTTTCCTTTTTCGCCCCATTAATCCTTTCTGTTAAGTTTAAATTAAAATATGCTAATGTATTTTTCATACTAGTTAACCAAGAAGTTTTTTGGTTTGCCTCTATTGGTTACACCTTTTTATCAGTGGCCCTTCTTAATTGTGTTATTTTCTTTGCTTATTCACGTTATAACTTTGCTTTAAAATCAATAGCATTAGGAGTTCTAGTTAACCTAGCTGTTGGATTCGCATTTAGTAGATTAATTGAGTATTATTATGCTATAGTTGGTTTAACAGTGGGATCCGTTGTATTTGCCGCTGTAAGTACATATTATGCGTTGAAGTTTTTCAAGAGATTCCACTACTATTACTACTCTGCTTTCTAAATTTTGGAGGGGTAAAGTGTTCTTAAGTTTTGTAATTCCGGCTTTCAACGAAGAAAAAACAGTAGGGAGCGTTGTTCGTGAATTGAAGGAGGCATTTCCAGAAGCTGAAGTGATAGTTGTTGACGATGGTTCAACTGATGGCACTTATGAAGCAGCTGTTAAATCAGGAGCTGACCTTGTATTGAAACATGAAAATAATCAAGGAGCGGGAATGTCCGTAATTACAGGAATAAAAAACGCCAAGGGAAAGTACTGTATAGTAGTAGATGCTGACGGACAACACCCTATTTCCGAAGTAAAAAAAGTTGTTAAAGCCTTGGATGGAGAGGTGGATGCAGTATTTACTCAGAGACAATCTTTAACTTCTTCTGGATGGTTTAAGGCAATTGGAAAATTTATTTTAATAAAAGTAACTAACTTTTTTGTGAAGAAAAAATTTAAAGATATAAATTCAGGACTTTTAGCTATAAAAAGAGAAAAAATTTTAAACTATCTTGACCTTCTTCCACGTAGATATTCCTTTCCAACAGCCCTTATTATAATAGCACATTTATTGAAATTCAAAGTTAAATTTATAGATATCCAAGTAAGTCCTCGTAAGGCTGGTAGTAGTAAGGTTAAGTTAAAGGATTTTTTAAGAGCACTTTTTATTATTCTGTCAACAGTCGTGGTTTTTGAACCGTTGTACTTCTTTATTCCACTCGCAATATACTCCTTTTATGGAGCAATTGCTGGAGGTCTCATTAGCTTATTTTTCCCCAACATTCTTAATCCTATGGGATTTATACGATTTACAGAATTTTCGATAATAATGTTTATAGGTTTAGTTTCAAATCAAATTTCCATTGTTATAAGGAGGTTGCTAGAAGTTGGTAAAATTACTAAATCCTAAGAATTTAGAGGAAGTAGAAAAGTGGGAAACTTTTAATAGAAAAAAAGGATATCTTTGGCACTCTGCAAAATGGATATCAGTATTACATAAAACGTACGGTTTTAAACCATTTTACCTTTATGAAGAAGAGAATGGAGAGATAATATCAATATTTCCTCTTTTTCATGTAAAAGGGTTATTAGGTCTAAAGGATGAATTTGTTTCTGTTCCCCATGTTGAAACAGGAGGTGTAATAAATTCTGATAGATTCTCTAATTATTTAGATTTTCTCTCTTCCAATAGAGAAATAAAGAAATTAAGAATTTATCAATTTAAAGATAAAATCAATTCTTATCCATCAAATGATATTAACTCTATATTTTTTATAGATATACCTAAAACTCAAGATGAACTAATAAAATTTTTTAAAAAAAAGAAAAAACGAAGTTTAAGGAAAATTGAAAATAAAGATTTTCCAGTAAATTGGGGCTTTTCTCAGGAAAACTTAGAAAAGTTTTTCTATTTACTACGGAAAAGAATGAAAGAATTAGGTACTCCCTGGCATAAAAAAGAATTTTACATTAATACATTTCTAACATTCAGAGAAAACTTATTATTTCTATTAATGGAACAAAATAACACACCTGTAGGTGTATCTATAGCGGTAATCTATGGTAAAGTTTGCTACTCACTTTATCATCTTGTTCCAAGGAAATATCAAAGGTATGGAATAAGTTTGTCTCTATATTACTATTTAATGAAGAAAGCTCGTTCGGAAGGAGCCGAAGTATTTTGCTTTGGTAGAAGTAAGAAAGGAACAGGTCCGTATGAACTTAAAAAGAGTTTTGGAGCTGTAGAATATCCAATCCATATTTACTCATTCCGTAAGAAAAATAATTCTTTTATTCCAGAATATTCAGAATTTGTATCGCAAAAATATGGATGGATTTCTGATATTATCAGGAAGTTACCTATAAATGTCTTAGAACCAATAGCAGGAAGCATAAGAAAATGGGTTTATTGAAGAAAATTTTGCCTTTTTTAGGGATTTTTCTATTTTTTTGGATTCTTTTCACTCAGATAAGTTTTCAGAATATTCTTTATACCATAGAAAATATTTCCCCTTTGTACATGATAATTTCTATAGTATTTATGTTAATACTCGCTATTCTTAAATACTCAAGGATTTTTATCTTCCTTCGTGTTTTAGGGGTAAATTTGTCAGCCTCCGCCCTTTTGAGAATTTATACATCCTCTGTTCTTCTAAGTCAGGTTACAACATTTATAGTCTCTATATTTGCAGCAACTACAGCTACTATTGTATCCAACAAAGGAGAAAAGAAACTGAGAATAGGAAATGCTTATATCGCTGCTAATATCTTCGACCTTTTATTTGCAGTTTTAATATTTATTCTATGTATAT harbors:
- a CDS encoding GNAT family N-acetyltransferase — encoded protein: MVKLLNPKNLEEVEKWETFNRKKGYLWHSAKWISVLHKTYGFKPFYLYEEENGEIISIFPLFHVKGLLGLKDEFVSVPHVETGGVINSDRFSNYLDFLSSNREIKKLRIYQFKDKINSYPSNDINSIFFIDIPKTQDELIKFFKKKKKRSLRKIENKDFPVNWGFSQENLEKFFYLLRKRMKELGTPWHKKEFYINTFLTFRENLLFLLMEQNNTPVGVSIAVIYGKVCYSLYHLVPRKYQRYGISLSLYYYLMKKARSEGAEVFCFGRSKKGTGPYELKKSFGAVEYPIHIYSFRKKNNSFIPEYSEFVSQKYGWISDIIRKLPINVLEPIAGSIRKWVY
- the pelF gene encoding GT4 family glycosyltransferase PelF; amino-acid sequence: MSYKARVVMTTEGTYPYSTGGVSTWAHILVHEIKDIEFHILAIMMNPFVSAKFDLPSNVTKLINVPLWGTEEPTEYLLNLPFHKVFWKKINTKSDPVAISKFIEYLETITLAIYGKENNLDKVCETLYNFHNFFLKHDYSMAFKSEETWNYFYNLILDIHRYEKEVPSIYDVVEALRWLYRFFITLISPLPQADIYHSSAAALCGLPCILAKEKFGSKFLLTEHGIYVREQYLFVSREKYPVLSKRFIMGLIKLISRLNYYFADQISPVCAYNKRWEITFGKVKEEKIKVIYNGIDVERFKKLDVPRMDRPTVVTIARIDPLKDIETFIRACDLVRKKIPNVLCKVFGPPVDEKYFGRCQKLVRKLNLEGNFIFAGKTSSPERAINEGDIFVLTSISEAFPFAVLEAMACEKAVVSSDVGGVREVLEGYGFLVKPRDYRAFAEKIVYLFENPSILAELSVASRQRVLNGFRIEDMTTNYKESYLSLTRKEDGVLS
- a CDS encoding TolC family protein, encoding MKASKSYFLFFLLLLGFSVCYAKGNIAYSLQVYTSNNFKFANQFLNKVKLKNDKFFIYKTDKGMWTVRIFLLPTVKEASSHIKEVQNIVGTKDISIVPSDLRKLNTKLKSKIYREKGISEKKKKKIVKKKSTKDLFKKNVIFKESRKKIQKIEPIEKKQSRHSNKVKEIKTLVNKERILTLSDYLKLVEKNNENISISFKDFKRNILNFYRNLDYYNFNLSISGSFLEKYYMNNSFSNEKSISIKGSKVLYDGGVKSLLEKELYIVLSLEKQKVLRAVQLLKLSAVSTYIQTFYHQELINIIKEQLENRKKFFLSLKQMYKKETKISKYALLTEEREIFKLKNALLRERTVYKKWELELRTMGGINDTTPLKLLPPDINYFPSISRGERKALESSPIINIDRYKIKDAAISYYIEKKRNKPLVTLTSGITASNVMKSPFYDIGITITYPLFDEKERGRKLLLKKLDLLKRKLTLKRDLKNTVKSFLSLYEDYKLYKREKILLGRILELDKKRLEISKEKYIEGLGDYISVMTSWNDLLITKKKLLLSSLLENKVLFDISIMEGSDLK
- a CDS encoding glycosyltransferase family 2 protein, with translation MFLSFVIPAFNEEKTVGSVVRELKEAFPEAEVIVVDDGSTDGTYEAAVKSGADLVLKHENNQGAGMSVITGIKNAKGKYCIVVDADGQHPISEVKKVVKALDGEVDAVFTQRQSLTSSGWFKAIGKFILIKVTNFFVKKKFKDINSGLLAIKREKILNYLDLLPRRYSFPTALIIIAHLLKFKVKFIDIQVSPRKAGSSKVKLKDFLRALFIILSTVVVFEPLYFFIPLAIYSFYGAIAGGLISLFFPNILNPMGFIRFTEFSIIMFIGLVSNQISIVIRRLLEVGKITKS